Below is a window of Williamwhitmania taraxaci DNA.
TCAAAGCCTCCATATGCTTTAAAAAAATCATTCAAATCGGGTAAGTTGGTGTTTGTTAACTCTGCATTCAGGTCAAATGTAGGGTCAGCTGCCAGTGGATCAATTTTCATTTTCAGATCAAAATTCCCTTTGTAAATAGTAGCTTTTGCATCAACAGTTGCAGGGAGTTGTGCTGAATCTTGAACCGACGACAAGTTTTGTGCAAGGACTTGTATATCGGTAATGGCAATATTTATTTTTGGTTGTGCTGTAGAGTCAATGAACTGGATCTTACCATTATTAACCTTAAAGTTGTTGATTTTTAGTGGCATGAAATCATTCAAAATTGTTCGAAAATCATTTGTATCTTTTTGCATGGCTCCAGGTTCTGCTTTACCCTTGGTAAACCGCATAACTGGATTGGTAAATACAAGTTCACCAACTAATCTGCCATGAAATAAGGATTTCCATTCAACAGAAAGATCTATT
It encodes the following:
- a CDS encoding DUF748 domain-containing protein: MVVKKKINLRWKILISIVTILLVVRFILPYVVLRYANKTLSTLDGYYGHVNDIDIHLYRGAYIIKDFYIDKIDSTTKQQVPFISSTAIDLSVEWKSLFHGRLVGELVFTNPVMRFTKGKAEPGAMQKDTNDFRTILNDFMPLKINNFKVNNGKIQFIDSTAQPKINIAITDIQVLAQNLSSVQDSAQLPATVDAKATIYKGNFDLKMKIDPLAADPTFDLNAELTNTNLPDLNDFFKAYGGFDVHAGSFGLYTEVASQKGKFVGYVKPIIKNLQVKGSEDRHDSFFNKLSLLSD